A region from the Hypericibacter adhaerens genome encodes:
- a CDS encoding DUF4926 domain-containing protein — translation MATFSEYDTVMLRTCYPEVPVQRMTKGTILEAYGTPPSAYEVEFPGVGGAYTVPADALVLIRE, via the coding sequence ATGGCGACGTTTTCGGAATATGACACGGTGATGCTGCGGACCTGCTACCCCGAGGTGCCGGTGCAGCGCATGACCAAAGGCACCATCCTCGAAGCCTACGGCACGCCGCCTTCCGCCTATGAGGTGGAGTTTCCCGGCGTCGGCGGCGCCTATACCGTCCCGGCCGATGCGCTGGTGCTGATCCGCGAATAG